One part of the Entelurus aequoreus isolate RoL-2023_Sb linkage group LG05, RoL_Eaeq_v1.1, whole genome shotgun sequence genome encodes these proteins:
- the LOC133649691 gene encoding uncharacterized protein LOC133649691, with protein MAAVDLFMFLQMRNIPESVINKLKEDKIDTNVIGIMTDKELSKYIERYGDRLALRAFCRQRTVTNEESGGAETVKSSLMQKLRDRLRTPNTGIQGTATGQKNAAKITRRVEMGWLHFESGMYHQVRTRKGGGTRNLSVQKSVTMGELLETGKCLFFANGHSSKGLMEDFEFDICDYSHSPVPREVTVGQLYEQTKLKMLRIYTATKSNKIILLSDESSDFEPTQKRPLKARTMKTRSLRNKTRRLNQVDHPESSSDLDLAPSGSMQQNHEQ; from the exons atgGCTGCAGTAGATTTATTCATGTTCCTTCAAATGCGGAATATACCTGAAAGTGTCATCAACAAACTAAAAGAAGACAAG ATCGACACCAATGTCATAGGCATTATGACAGATAAGGAGTTAAGCAAGTATATCGAAAGATATGGGGATCGACTTGCGCTCAGAGCATTTTGCCGTCAAAGAACTGTGACAAACGAAGAGTCGGGAGGAGCAGAGACAGTGAAGTCCTCCCTCATGCAGAAATTAAGAGACAGGTTAAGAACTCCTAACACTGGCATACAAGGCACCGCTACTGGCCAAAAAAATGCAGCCAAAATCACCCGGCGGGTTGAAATGGGATGGCTCCACTTTGAGAGTGGAATGTATCACCAGGTTAGAACGAGAAAAGGAGGAGGAACACGGAATCTGTCCGTCCAGAAATCAGTGACTATGGGTGAACTGTTGGAGACAGGCAAATGCTTGTTTTTTGCAAATGGGCATTCATCAAAAGGACTGATGGAAGACTTCGAGTTTGACATTTGTGATTACAGTCACAGTCCTGTGCCCCGGGAAGTCACGGTGGGACAGCTGTACGAACAGACTAAACTAAAAATGCTACGCATCTACACAGCCACCAAGTCTAACAAGATTATACTTCTCTCTGATGAATCATCGGACTTCGAGCCAACACAGAAAAGGCCACTGAAG GCTAGGACAATGAAGACACGATCCTTGAGGAACAAGACCAGGAGACTCAATCAAGTGGATCATCCAGAGAGCTCCTCTGATTTAGATCTGGCTCCCAGTGGCTCAATGCAGCAAAACCATGAACAA